The Brassica oleracea var. oleracea cultivar TO1000 chromosome C6, BOL, whole genome shotgun sequence genome includes a region encoding these proteins:
- the LOC106300755 gene encoding uncharacterized protein LOC106300755 isoform X1, producing the protein MFQVSPWTSSKEAAPIDFSSIPLRILEGLSFAAGLIGEPKETDEFTRNITDVNLAHVKVEADLISPLPDLIELKRTSGEIFQVSVHILGSPPTCSHCSQLGHNQKDCLTSPQENIPPKSQPKTQTAPSSSTEPTHETPPVIPSPQEQNTPVIPESNFETDLMEILSPVQTALLHATIEPRHTITLASPSPSPDFDEPHTIVFTSQPAEAPVVVALSAQTPRRATPFKHKVTHKKLFASQFQKISTNNPFAILDPALFNSTNKHHLSLDPIQPPIPADPVGSLLPQEENPSNHL; encoded by the coding sequence ATGTTCCAAGTCTCACCGTGGACATCATCCAAAGAAGCAGCTCCCATTGACTTCTCCTCTATTCCTCTTAGAATCCTGGAAGGATTAAGCTTCGCTGCAGGGTTGATTGGAGAACCAAAGGAGACGGATGAATTCACAAGAAACATTACTGATGTCAATCTCGCACATGTGAAGGTTGAAGCAGACTTAATTTCACCCCTTCCTGACCTGATTGAACTCAAGAGAACGAGTGGAGAAATTTTTCAAGTCTCTGTTCATATCCTTGGATCCCCTCCAACCTGCTCTCATTGTAGCCAACTTGGTCACAATCAGAAGGATTGCCTCACTTCCCCACAAGAAAACATCCCACCTAAATCCCAGCCTAAAACACAAACTGCGCCTTCGTCATCAACTGAACCTACCCATGAGACCCCTCCTGTGATCCCTTCTCCGCAGGAGCAAAACACTCCAGTGATCCCTGAATCAAATTTTGAAACTGACTTAATGGAGATTCTCTCTCCTGTCCAAACCGCTCTTCTCCATGCAACCATAGAACCCCGTCATACTATCACCCTTGCCTCACCCTCTCCTTCACCCGACTTTGATGAGCCCCATACCATTGTATTCACCTCCCAGCCTGCTGAAGCTCCTGTTGTTGTAGCTCTCTCAGCCCAAACCCCTAGAAGAGCTACTCCTTTCAAACATAAAGTCACCCACAAAAAACTTTTTGCCTCCCAATTCCAAAAAATATCCACCAATAACCCTTTTGCCATCCTTGACCCAGCCCTTTTTAATTCTACAAACAAACATCACCTTTCCTTAGACCCGATCCAACCTCCTATACCTGCTGATCCTGTTGGTTCTCTTCTACCTCAAGAAGAGAATCCGAGCAATCATCTATGA